The Aspergillus luchuensis IFO 4308 DNA, chromosome 4, nearly complete sequence DNA window TGGCGACAGAGTCCGAAATGGAGAACAGTAACAAGAGGATCCACACGACTGATGACAGTATCCGGTATCTAAGCTTCGATCATATGCTGGAGCATGCGAGGTTGACCCTTGGCTTCGCTTACGAGCTGGCTTTTGCTCCATTCTAATGTCCTTTATGATTTTACGTTATTACGGGACCGAGCAGATGATTATGGCTAAGTAGCGAGGCTCATATGTTCAGGTTCCTGATGTCGGATTTAATTGTGGCATTGAATGAGGTTACAGAGCAAACCAATTCACCATTCTGTAATGGAATAGATGTCTGAAGTCAAGTGTCTGCAAGGGACCCTGCCTATATATTACAGATTAATTGGATTGGTTTTGTTGATGCGAGAATAAGCCTGCGACTGGGCTTTCTATTGTTAACATCCTACTTTGTACCAGCAATAGACTCATACATTCACTCCGAACAAACGAAATACCGGTGACTCTTATGGGTGGCGTGATGATAGTCTGCAGAATGGCCCGATAAGATAAACGAAGGAGATCCGACCATACTCGATTAAGTCACACTAGCCTGAAACAGAAAGACGGTCACTCCGCCGGGGCGATCACTTCCACTGGCTTCATGTTCGAGTCATTCCTGCTTTTGTTTCCTCCTTGTTACCACTACTTTTGCCCCTTCAGAACAGATCCTGACACGAGGAATTTCGCTCTTTAGACCATCTAATTTTTACACATATCTTTGCTTTGACTGAATTGGCAAAACTTCGCCGGTCGCTCCTATCTATCGCCTACGTCACCAGCGGTGCCCCTCCAAGGAAGACCCCACCATCAGACCTTGGATCCGATAATAGTCGGTGTGTGATCTCGGAAGACGTTGCAACATCTTCTCTGAGCCTCTGAGTATCGTTGATTTCGAGACGACTGAAAAGAACGCTTAATTGAGGCGAACTGCATCCCAGAGATCTCAGCGTAAAGGATCCTGGCTAGATAACCATTTGAAAACTCAAATTCTTATCGAGCGGTACGGTACATACGGCTACCATGGGATCCACCAACCCCTACGCAAAGGAACTTCAGATCGCCTGTCTCACAGTCCAGAGAGCCACGCTCCTGACGAAAAAGCTATTGGAAGCTGTGGACAAGGGGTCTTTCGACAAGAATGACGCCACCCCAGTGACAATTGCTGATTTTGCTGCACAGGCATTGATCATCGCTGCCATTCACCGTGCATTCCCCGACGATGAGTTTGTCGGCGAAGAGAGCTCAGATGCTCTTCGATCCGATCCTGCTCTCCTTGACAGGACTTGGGAGCTGGTCTCCTCTACGCGCCTGTCGGACGAGGAAAGCGATGCGCTACTCTACGCCCCGAGCAGCAAGGAGGAAAtgcttgatttgattgaCCTCGGTGCTCAAGGCAACTGTAGCAAGCAGAGCCGTGCCTGGGTTTTGGACCCCGTTGACGGCACAGCAACCTTCATTCAGGGTCAGCAGTACGCTGTTTGTCTGTCACTGGTGGAAAACGGCTACCAGAAGGTTGGCGTTTTGGGCTGTCCGAATATGAACCTGGAGACGGGTCGCCTACATGAAAACATCGTTGACCGAGATGGCTATGGGCATCAGGTATTCGCTGTTGCCGGACAAGGCGCATTTATTCGGCAAATGGGAACGGGAGCTCTCCTCCCCTCGCGCAAGATCGAGCCAAAGGCGCAGATTACGGATCCTAAAGATATCGATTTTGTGGATTGCGtgtcagcaacatcatccgACAGGAACATGCATGCCCGCCTTGCATCGCATTTAGGTGCACCTTGGCCGGCCTCAACAGATCTCTGGGCCGCGCAGCTGCGATACATCGCCATCGCAGTTGGGGGCTGTAATGTCATGATAAAGATTCCGCGTAACCCTTCTTATCGGTCGAAAATTTGGGATCATTCAGGCGGCATGTTGATTGCCGAAGAACTTGGCTGTACAGTCAGCGATCTGGCGGGTAATCCAGTCGACTGCAGCTTGGGCAGAACTCTGTCTGGTTGCTACGGGATGATCGTTGCACCTTCGTCCATCCACAGCCGGCTCGTGGAGGCAGTGAAACAGATCATGTAAGACAAACGGTTAATCCGGGGTCTGGGTTGGCGGATGAGCTGTCTCAACAGTCCCCGCTTAcggtttttgctttttcttcggAGCCACTAGTTTTATTGCACCACCAAGTGTTtgatgaaagagaaaggctACGGACTAGTAAGCCCTCGCTCTGCAGCTCCCAAGTGGATTGACAGGACGGTTCGTGCATGAGGGCCAGGATTACTTCATATGCTGCCACAAGACAAACTACACACCCAGCCGTATTTGCGCGGAGATGCATTTGAAAAGGGTACTCTTGCTGCACTTTGTCTGGTCACTGGCGGAAGAGACCCTCGGCTGCATGCGCCAACAGGACCGTGCACTGATCGACAACGTGGGGACGGCGATCAATGGCATGAGAGGACCATTTAATGACGAGATGGCGATGACGGAAGGAGGACAGGAGCATGCAGTGCCTCTATAATGCGTTTTGTTTGCATGTGTACCACTGTTAGCGTTTTATCACGTCTTTGAATGTTGGATAGAGAGCGATACCTTCTAGGATGATGTCATAGATACTAGTCGTCACCTCATTGTGCTGAACCAGGGAAGAGGCCCCCACATACCGTAGTTAGACCAGCTTCAAGCAATGAGCTaagcaaagaagaacatCTGAGAGACGAGTAATACTACCCAACACGACATCCGGAAGCACGGCAGTCCCGTGATGGCTTGGAGACTGGCCAGTGAGAGACGCGAAAGGCTGTCAGGAGATCAGGCAATGCGGGGGAGCTGCCGTCTTCCTTCCAATGACATCCTCCAGTCTCCTTCAACTAAagtacttcttctgcttcttgcttcGTCGCTGCAAGTCCTGCACCTCTGCTGCGCTACGCAATATAACCGGAtgtccatcccctccccccccggTCGGGATCAGAGTTCGCTCTTCTTGATTCTAGGTCTCCTTCGCCCATTACCCTAACCATCCCTACCTCTTAATCCATAGCAGTCGCTATGTCGACCTGTGAGTTCCTCCCCCTTGATTCCCAAGACACTCTCACCTGCGACACACCGTTTTTCATCAGTCACTGACTGGGAAATGTTCTAGATAATCCATTCGCTAGGCGAGAGTCGCACGACCGGTTCTCACTTGGAACCTATCGCGTCCTCGTTCCCTTGTCGTGGCTACTCGTCGTGGTCGTCGGCATCTACTACTCCTCTCATGCCCCTGATGTCAAGCACGGCCATACTATCTGGAAGCAAGCCAACAAGCACATTACTCCGTTTAGCTTGAGCACGGTTATATCTGGTGTCTACTGGTAACTATTCCTGGCTTTCTTCATATGGCTGTTTTAATGATCGAGCTACCTACTCTGCCTATGACTGCCAACCTATTCTTACGACCTGCTATTTAGGATCATAACACTCCTTTCTCAGATCGGCTTTGTCTACCATCTTTTCTCCAACGACGCGGTGAcggccaccgccgccgccaatgTAGGGTCACACTTCATCCTGAACAACCTGTTCATCTTTGCCTGGATTCTTCTATGGACTCGCAACCATTTCTGGGGATCAGAGATTATCCTGATCGCGCACTTCCTGAACCAAAAGACGACCTACTGGCGGCATCGTACACTGCCACCTCTGGCGCATTTTGCCGCCGTCGCAGCGCCTTATGCCTGGACTCTGATCACGCTCTTCTGGAACGGAGCCGTTGCCgtgaacagcaacagcctGCCAGCGAGGATCGTTGCTAATGTGTTCATCTGGGTGCTATTCGCATTGGGTTCCACACACATCCTGTCTACCCAGGATGACATTCTGGGTTACAGCCTGAGTCTCTTGACGCTGGGTATGTATCAGCACAAGGTTTTCTGAGAGAAGTGCCGTCGCAGCGCTAACACAACTCTGCAGCATTGGCCGTCAAGCAGTTCGGCGTCAAGATCATCTCCCTGCAGTGGATCTTTGCCATTGTTATCTTTgccgtcttcttcgccgagTCTCTCTATATCTCCTTGACGAAGTACTCTGGGCGCAACATCTTCTTCCGTAGGGCTGGACAGCCGGCGCCGGTGACCGATCGCGAGAGGGAGCCGTTGCTCAACGATTCGacccagccagcccaaaCTGCCTAAGTGTGAAGTGACCAAACGCCATCTTACGCGCTTGTCAGAAAGTAGGGTGACTTTGAGAACACAGGATGCCACTGAATAGTGAGTCAGTGGATCTGATTTCAAGGTCTCTTTTCGGGTCTTAGTGGGGGGTTTGTCCATCAATAATTTATTTTGTGCTCTGATAGTACTGCAACTAATTTACTGCTGTAAGACTGGAGGAGttattttgttttatttaattacgGAAACTGGACGGATGGATTATAACATTGTTAGTGTCATATGGCGACGATGGACTGTGAATTCGATGAagacattgttgttgtcgttgggAAATTGATTGTTTACTCTGATCATCAGCATGATATATTTGGTATCATGATCAAACTACTAGTACAAGTGAGCCACAGTCAATAAATACATCGTATCGGGGTACGCGAAAGGTGGTATGGGCTGGACTGTTGTTTACGATCGAGTTCTCCACAGCAGATGGGGTTATATATCGCTGCTAATTGTAAATCTGCACTAAACATGGACTGTGATCAAAGGATTATATTGTGTCCCAAGACCGTGCAGCGCTCCTTGAACCCGCACGGACCGCAAATAAAGCCAAGCTCCACGGTTCGGTACTTACTAGTAGGGTAATGCAGTTGGCGAGGGGGTgatgagtggtggtggtgcctgAGGAGGCGGGAGGGATCTCAGCCGTGGAACCACACGAGGAAATGGCCAGAAAGTGGAAGTAAGGACCAGAACTGAATATCCGGAACATCGCCAGGAACCAGACACCCACAATGACAACCAGAGCCAATGACCATTCAAACTGGGAGTCCTCATCTCTCCTAGCACGATCACTCGATCCATGCGATGTCTCTCAGCTGCAAGGATGGTCGCCCCGCTCGCTCCTCCAAAGCTTCCGTTGCCCTGGTGATATCCACGCTCTCCAGGCGCTGCTGTTCGTCAGCGCAGTCTGATTACGACGGCAGTTTAGGCGCCCGTATCCAAGGTGATTTTCTTAAGAAGTGCCTGGGGCGGAACTGATCGGATCTGTTTGACTTTATCAACCTGCCATCATTCACTGTTTGACGCTCTGTGTGCGCGTTTGTAGTGTGGATCACAACATTTGTTTATAAGGAAGCTCGACTTTCGCATCCGAGGTTCTACTCGACTTCTTCAAACCGTTATCCAATCGCTTGGTTGCCCCCGATACATTCCTCCAGATCTCTGACATACTTTGGTTTGTTTACTGGTACTACCAGACAACCAACTGCCCCCCCTGTGGATAGTAAGTGGCATTCCCCATCACCCCGGATCCTGAATTGTCTGGACAATGCAAATGTGCTAACCGTGGAACCCAGTACCTTTAGGAATCCATAGGCCACTACTATCTACGTCCCTGGATTTGAGGTCATCGTAACCGCTAGGGCCGTAACCACACAGATACCTGAGAAATCGTTTTGTTCCACCACTACGTTTGATCATCGGATACTATGCGCGATTGAGTTACGAGCAGATAAACATGAACAACTCGTCGCGGATGTATGTGCCGGCGCATAaccaggaagaggagccgcCGGCATATGATACGTACGGAGACCCATACTACACCGAACATGATTCTCCTCCGGCAGCATCCCGTGCGCATGGAGCTACTATGCGATTGCTGCCCACCAGCACAATTGTAGAAAGTGATTTGAGTGCCGACACGGGAGTTAGCTCAGAGTACCACTATGGGGATCCTTTTGTCGATGACggagagtaagtagtagcctttcttttttccgtTCCCCTAAATCACACTGAGCTATGACTTCTGGCATTCCGATGACCTTGTTTGGTATCTGCCCTCCGGCGTGGAGCTCCATACCATCTCTCCCGTTGTTGACATGGTCAATGCTGTTAAAACCGCTGTCTGGGGAAAGCTCAAGTCTGGTGACTGAGAAATACTCAATCAGTTTGCATGCCGTGATTTTCCTGGCCAACACTGTCTCCGCTTTTTTGCGTATATCTGGGATGTCTATGGACATCCGGCACAACTACTTCCAATATGATATACGAAATGATGGTTATGAAGCGGGCTGCTAACTCGCGTGCTCAAAACAACCGCAGAAGTGAACGCCAGCGATACTATCCCTATGAGCCAACCGAGTCTCCTTCCCGGCCTGTATCGAGTCTGGGAAACGTACCAACCATTCCcccgccagcagcatcaacggTAGATGTCCCACACTATACCTCTCGTCCGGGCTCTCCCACACGGCCTTGGTCGCCTAACCGTGTCGGGAACTGGGCTAGACCTCCAGCTCCCCCATCGGTCGCAAGCTCGCAATACGAACGTGCAGATCTGAATGGTAGTCCACGACCGGGCACTCCCAGTTCAAGATATGGGGGAAGCCCTCGCCGTCCATTGCCCCCAGCACCACTTTTCTCCGCCCCTGGTGGACACGATGCAAACATCCCGATTAATGACGCGGGCGACGATGATGTcttcggtggaggtgggcGAACAATCGACCCTAGAGCCGACAATCGAGCCAGCATGCAGTCTTTTATGAGCGAGTCTACAATTATCacagatgagaaggatgccATGTCGAAAGTTGACTTGGACGATGAAATGGAAGAAACAGATGAGATGGTCGACCCGAACATACATTATGGTCCAGCCCCCGAGAAGCAGAGCCGCCGAGGTGTTCGCGAGGCTCAGATGTCCACCAAGGAAGTCCAGCTGATTAACGGTGAACTGATCTTGGAGTGCAAGATCCCAACTATCCTGCACTCTTTCTTGCCTCGTCGTGATGACCGAGAATTCACCCATATGCGGTACACTGCAGTGACCTGTGACCCCGACGACTTCACGCAGCGAGGTTACAAGCTGCGCCAACAGATTGGCACCACTATGCGTGAGACCGAGCTGTTGATTTGTATCACGATGTATAACGAGGATGAGATTGGCTTCACTCGGACTATGCATGGTGTGATGCAGAATATTACCCATCTCTGCTCGCGATCCAAGTCCCGTACTTGGGGTAAGGATGGTTGGAAGAAGATTGTGGTTTGTATCATTGCCGACGGTCGTAAGAAGGTGCATCCGCGGACCCTCAATGCTTTGGCGGCTTTGGGTGTGTACCAGGAAGGTATCGCCAAGAACGTCGTCAACCAGAAGCAGGTCAACGCACACGTCTACGAATACACGACGCAAGTGTCGCTCGATCCCGACCTAAAGTTCAAGGGTGCTGAGAAGGGCATCATGCCGTGCCAGGTGCTCTTCTGTTTGAAAGAACAcaacaaaaagaaattgaacTCGCACCGCTGGTTCTTCAACGCTTTTGGCCGAGCACTACAGCCGAACATTTGCATCCTGCTCGATGTGGGTACCAAGCCTGCGCCTACCGCACTCTACCACCTCTGGAAAGCGTTCGACCAAAATTCGAACGTCGCTGGAGCGGCTGGTGAAATCAAGGCCGGTAAAGGCAAGGGTATGCTCGGTCTTTTGAACCCTCTGGTTGCCAGTCAAAACTTCGAGTACAAGATGTCCAACATTTTGGACAAGCCGCTGGAATCTGTCTTCGGATATATTACTGTGCTTCCCGGAGCTCTCAGTGCATATCGGTTCTTCGCATTGCAGAACGACGCGGAGGGTAATGGCCCCCTGAATCAGTATTTTAAGGGAGAAACACTACATGGACAAGATGCAGATGTGTTCACTGCCAACATGTACCTGGCAGAAGATCGTATTCTCTGCTGGGAGTTGGTTGCCAAGAGGGAAGAGCGCTGGGTCTTGAAGTTCGTGAAGAGTGCTGTTGGTGAAACCGACGTGCCAGGTAAGCCATGAAGACGAGCGATAGATGTAAAGCCGCTAACAATCTTGCTAGATTCCATTCCCGAGTTCATCTCACAGAGAAGACGTTGGTTGAACGGTGCCTTCTTCGCGGCCGTGTACTCTATCGTCAATGCCAAGCAACTTTGGAAAACGGACCACTCGCTACCCCGGAAGATTCTCCTCCAGATCGAGGGTGCCTATCAATTCATGCAGTTGATCTTCACGTACTTTGGCTTGGTATGTCTTATGATACCCGGCTGTCCGAGAAAACCTCGCTGACCTTCAACTCACCTTTAGGCAAACTTCTACCTGGTATTCTACTTCATCGCTGGCTCGCTTACCGACGACAAAATCGATCCATTTGGTCACCATATCGGCAAATACATATTCGTGATTTTGAGATACGCCTGTATTCTGGTCATGTGTCTGCAGTTCATCATTTCAATGGGTAATCGACCGCAAGGGTGAGTAATCCATACCAGGACAGTTCATGGATAGCTAGCTAACCTCAACCCTTGCAGTGCCAAAAAGCTTTACTTGTCCGGCATCATCGTCTACTCAATCATCATGTTCTACACGATCTTCTGCACCATGTACCTGGTGGTGATCGAAATTCTAGCGCGAGTGGGCGTTGATACTGATCTCGAAGTGAGCGACGGCCTCTTCGTCAATATCGTCATGTCCCTCTTGTCAACAGTGGGCTTATACTTCTACGCCTCCTTCCTCTACCTCGACCCCTGGCACATGTTcacctcctcagcagcctaCTTCATCATGTTACCCAGCTATATTTGCACCCTTCAAGTTTACGCCTTCTGCAACACGCACGATGTCTCCTGGGGAACAAAAGGTGACAACGTCCTGAACATGGATCTGGGAGCGGCGCGCGTCATCAACGGCACCACAGTCCAAATCGAAATGCCCTCCGAACAACTCGACATCGACAGCGGCTACGACGCCGCGCTCCGCAACCTCCGCGACCGCGTCGAAGTCCCCGAGACCCCCATCACCGAGAGCCAAATGCAAGAAGACTACTACCGCGCCGTCCGCACATACATGGTCTCCATCTGGATGGTAGCCAACGTCGTTCTGGCCATGGCCATCTCCGAAGTCTACGGTCCCGACGCCGGCGGTACAAACGTCTacctcgccatcatcctgtGGTCCGTGGTAGTGTTGGCCCTTATTCGTGTCATTGGATCCACTACGTATGCGATCTTGCTCGTCGTGCAGAAGATCGTCGAGGGCAAGACCAAATTCGATGCAGGCAATTTGGCCAATATGAGCCACGTTTCTGGCTCCAGCGGTGGGAGGAGTAGTACTGCGCTGAAGTATGGTGGCGGAGTCAGCTTCAAAGATAAATTTGCTGAGGCAAAATGGTCTGCGAAGAGAGTGGCAGGTAAGACTATGTTTTGGAGGAAGTGATGatctatctttatttctCGGTATACCCCTCTATATTCTATCTCATCGATTCCAGATCTGGCTTCCGTGCTGGCGGTGAGATAGATTtgtttggttttctttttctcatttCCTTACGACCttattgatgatggatgattgggATTTTCATGTATGTATTTATGTTTCGTTATGATTGATGGATATAATGGATTGTAAATGATCGATCAATTTTATGAATGATATCAGATTTCATTTCAATTTATGTGCGTCTCTCTCACTCAGCGTAGCTTAGCTCAGAGCATagatctagtagtagtactctgCTCTGCTCCTCCCTTCAAGATCCCATCAACCAAAGCACCAGCAGCCAGagtctcctcatccttgaaaTGCTTTCCCACCAACTGCAATGCAATAGGCGCACCTTCGTACCGTTCCGGACCGGTATACTTACTCCATTCGCGCTGATCAACCTCATCTCGGGGCCTATATGTCTTATGCTCGGCGGTCAATTGATCCAGCTGTGCATCCACGCTCAGACCAGATGGGAATACCACGGCCGGCTGGTCGAGGATGTTCCACACCGCGGTGTAGTTCCAGTAGTGGGATTCACCGAGAACGGAGGCGACGCCCGCGTATACGGGACAGAGGATGAAGTCCACGCCTCTGGATTTCATCAACGCGTGGTATTCGTCTCTGTATACGTCGCGCTGGACATTGAGGGTCCAGGATTCGGCCATAGTTAGGGGTGTGGGACTGCTGTAGTCGAAGGCCCAGGCTGTTAAGGGGAGGATTGGTTCGCCTGTTTGGGCGATGAGTTTGCGCTGGCTGAGGGCTCCGTCGGGGAAGTACATTGCCgactgggggtgggggttgtggttAGTTTTGGTATGTTGGATGGGGGTTGGGGTGTGACGTACGATGATGTCCCAGCCGTGCTTGTGCTTATATGGTTCCCAATCGATGACTTTGATGCCGGCGGCTAGGAGCTTGGATTTGGCGTGGTTGAGGGCCCGGGTTATCGGAGGGTGAGGGCGGACGACGCTGGTGTTTGTTAGGGTACTTGTATGCGTTGGtgtggctgctggctggcttaCCCATCATCCCACATGATGGCTACGGTCATGTTTTTGGTGGGTTTGGCTCTCTTCCATGGGACTGGAACTAGAGACGTCTCGACATCCCATGGCTCTTGGTCGATGATGGCTTGCTGGAAGATGTCCATGTCTTCCACGCTCTGGCTGGCGAGAGGTCCGATTACGCCGCGGATAGATTCGTGGCCTTCCTTGGGTGCTTTTGCACCTGATAATGGGTTGCGAAGGGCTGTTGGGCGGAAGCCATAGGAGCCACAGAATGCAGCGGGGCATCGGATT harbors:
- a CDS encoding inositol monophosphatase family protein (COG:F,P;~EggNog:ENOG410PVMK;~InterPro:IPR000760;~PFAM:PF00459;~go_process: GO:0046855 - inositol phosphate dephosphorylation [Evidence IEA]), with the protein product MGSTNPYAKELQIACLTVQRATLLTKKLLEAVDKGSFDKNDATPVTIADFAAQALIIAAIHRAFPDDEFVGEESSDALRSDPALLDRTWELVSSTRLSDEESDALLYAPSSKEEMLDLIDLGAQGNCSKQSRAWVLDPVDGTATFIQGQQYAVCLSLVENGYQKVGVLGCPNMNLETGRLHENIVDRDGYGHQVFAVAGQGAFIRQMGTGALLPSRKIEPKAQITDPKDIDFVDCVSATSSDRNMHARLASHLGAPWPASTDLWAAQLRYIAIAVGGCNVMIKIPRNPSYRSKIWDHSGGMLIAEELGCTVSDLAGNPVDCSLGRTLSGCYGMIVAPSSIHSRLVEAVKQIM
- a CDS encoding DUF1774 domain-containing protein (COG:S;~EggNog:ENOG410PIIJ;~InterPro:IPR013920;~PFAM:PF08611;~TransMembrane:7 (i21-40o60-86i98-119o152-174i186-204o210-229i236-255o)), with product MSTYNPFARRESHDRFSLGTYRVLVPLSWLLVVVVGIYYSSHAPDVKHGHTIWKQANKHITPFSLSTVISGVYWIITLLSQIGFVYHLFSNDAVTATAAANVGSHFILNNLFIFAWILLWTRNHFWGSEIILIAHFLNQKTTYWRHRTLPPLAHFAAVAAPYAWTLITLFWNGAVAVNSNSLPARIVANVFIWVLFALGSTHILSTQDDILGYSLSLLTLALAVKQFGVKIISLQWIFAIVIFAVFFAESLYISLTKYSGRNIFFRRAGQPAPVTDREREPLLNDSTQPAQTA
- the chsB gene encoding chitin synthase class II (CAZy:GT2_Chitin_synth;~COG:M;~EggNog:ENOG410PF8Q;~InterPro:IPR029044,IPR004835,IPR004834,IPR013616;~PFAM:PF01644,PF08407;~TransMembrane:7 (o664-683i703-723o743-761i773-796o816-839i944-964o976-1005i);~go_function: GO:0004100 - chitin synthase activity [Evidence IEA];~go_function: GO:0016758 - transferase activity, transferring hexosyl groups [Evidence IEA];~go_process: GO:0006031 - chitin biosynthetic process [Evidence IEA]), whose amino-acid sequence is MNNSSRMYVPAHNQEEEPPAYDTYGDPYYTEHDSPPAASRAHGATMRLLPTSTIVESDLSADTGVSSEYHYGDPFVDDGESERQRYYPYEPTESPSRPVSSLGNVPTIPPPAASTVDVPHYTSRPGSPTRPWSPNRVGNWARPPAPPSVASSQYERADLNGSPRPGTPSSRYGGSPRRPLPPAPLFSAPGGHDANIPINDAGDDDVFGGGGRTIDPRADNRASMQSFMSESTIITDEKDAMSKVDLDDEMEETDEMVDPNIHYGPAPEKQSRRGVREAQMSTKEVQLINGELILECKIPTILHSFLPRRDDREFTHMRYTAVTCDPDDFTQRGYKLRQQIGTTMRETELLICITMYNEDEIGFTRTMHGVMQNITHLCSRSKSRTWGKDGWKKIVVCIIADGRKKVHPRTLNALAALGVYQEGIAKNVVNQKQVNAHVYEYTTQVSLDPDLKFKGAEKGIMPCQVLFCLKEHNKKKLNSHRWFFNAFGRALQPNICILLDVGTKPAPTALYHLWKAFDQNSNVAGAAGEIKAGKGKGMLGLLNPLVASQNFEYKMSNILDKPLESVFGYITVLPGALSAYRFFALQNDAEGNGPLNQYFKGETLHGQDADVFTANMYLAEDRILCWELVAKREERWVLKFVKSAVGETDVPDSIPEFISQRRRWLNGAFFAAVYSIVNAKQLWKTDHSLPRKILLQIEGAYQFMQLIFTYFGLANFYLVFYFIAGSLTDDKIDPFGHHIGKYIFVILRYACILVMCLQFIISMGNRPQGAKKLYLSGIIVYSIIMFYTIFCTMYLVVIEILARVGVDTDLEVSDGLFVNIVMSLLSTVGLYFYASFLYLDPWHMFTSSAAYFIMLPSYICTLQVYAFCNTHDVSWGTKGDNVLNMDLGAARVINGTTVQIEMPSEQLDIDSGYDAALRNLRDRVEVPETPITESQMQEDYYRAVRTYMVSIWMVANVVLAMAISEVYGPDAGGTNVYLAIILWSVVVLALIRVIGSTTYAILLVVQKIVEGKTKFDAGNLANMSHVSGSSGGRSSTALKYGGGVSFKDKFAEAKWSAKRVAGKTMFWRK
- a CDS encoding uncharacterized protein (COG:I,J,T;~EggNog:ENOG410PFMP;~InterPro:IPR023631,IPR036928,IPR020556;~PFAM:PF01425) codes for the protein MSLSWELQAQKAKDILQQSIPKQWLLPAHKLPSADLKNVEDFPRKSGLLSARELSITDMSAAILVQNMGAGKLTAEEVVVAFLKRAVLGHQLLNFATEFLSDRAIGRAKELDEYYRRTGKLVGPLHGVPISVKEHVGVKGHTCNAGYVAWVDDIATEDALIIQCLEKAGAVFHVRTNQPQSLMHLCCSNNLTGTTLNPYNRTLSAGGSSGGEGASTGFKCAPLGIGTDIGGSIRCPAAFCGSYGFRPTALRNPLSGAKAPKEGHESIRGVIGPLASQSVEDMDIFQQAIIDQEPWDVETSLVPVPWKRAKPTKNMTVAIMWDDGVVRPHPPITRALNHAKSKLLAAGIKVIDWEPYKHKHGWDIIVRHTPTPIQHTKTNHNPHPQSAMYFPDGALSQRKLIAQTGEPILPLTAWAFDYSSPTPLTMAESWTLNVQRDVYRDEYHALMKSRGVDFILCPVYAGVASVLGESHYWNYTAVWNILDQPAVVFPSGLSVDAQLDQLTAEHKTYRPRDEVDQREWSKYTGPERYEGAPIALQLVGKHFKDEETLAAGALVDGILKGGAEQSTTTRSML